From Primulina tabacum isolate GXHZ01 chromosome 2, ASM2559414v2, whole genome shotgun sequence, one genomic window encodes:
- the LOC142537457 gene encoding uncharacterized protein LOC142537457 has translation MESHSRFENALLSHRNFKDQVRTWWTDGEFQGWEGYKFMQKLKETKKKVSIWNKEVFGDMGVRFKELSNKIKQLDGIEAGGLLSEVLNQERKDFRCELETLSFRNFQIQSQKAKVKWLKKEDQNSKFFHSLLDNRRNIALIDKVELEDGSVVTDEKQIEQEILKFYGNLFRKSDVDGGSFDDVGRGLNGLEWCPIQSVDAAELEKPVVEGGD, from the coding sequence ATGGAGTCCCACTCTAGATTTGAAAATGCTTTGTTGTCACATCGAAATTTCAAAGACCAAGTGAGGACATGGTGGACCGACGGGGAATTCCAGGGGTGGGAAGGGTACAAATTCATGCAAAAATTGAAAGAGACCAAAAAAAAAGTTTCAATATGGAACAAAGAAGTGTTTGGAGATATGGGTGTCAGATTCAAAGAGTTGAGCAACAAGATTAAACAGTTGGATGGGATTGAGGCCGGAGGTTTATTGTCGGAAGTGCTAAATCAAGAAAGAAAGGATTTTAGGTGTGAGCTGGAAACCTTATCTTTCAGAAATTTTCAGATTCAGAGCCAAAAAGCAAAAGTTAAATGGCTCAAAAAAGAggaccaaaactcaaaattctttcattctttacTTGATAACAGAAGGAACATAGCATTGATAGACAAAGTGGAATTAGAGGACGGGAGTGTGGTCACTGACGAAAAACAAATCGAACAggaaattttaaagttttatgggAACTTGTTTAGGAAATCGGACGTCGATGGAGGGAGTTTTGATGACGTAGGGAGGGGTCTTAACGGTTTGGAGTGGTGTCCTATACAGAGTGTTGATGCAGCGGAATTGGAAAAACCAGTCGTCGAAGGAGGAGATT
- the LOC142537369 gene encoding uncharacterized protein LOC142537369 yields the protein MASTKVQRIMTQPINLIFRFLQSKARIQIWLFEQKDLRIEGRIIGFDEYMNLVLDDAEEVSVKKKTRKQLGRILLKGDNITLMMNTGK from the coding sequence ATGGCGAGCACGAAAGTCCAGCGAATTATGACCCAACCCATCAACCTGATCTTCAGGTTTCTTCAGAGCAAAGCTCGCATTCAGATATGGCTTTTCGAGCAGAAGGATCTGAGAATCGAGGGGCGGATTATTGGGTTTGACGAGTACATGAACTTGGTCTTGGATGACGCGGAGGAGGTGAGTGTCAAGAAGAAGACCAGGAAGCAACTTGGGAGGATTTTGTTGAAAGGGGATAATATCACTTTGATGATGAATACAGGGAAGTAA